A window of Cohnella herbarum contains these coding sequences:
- a CDS encoding CGNR zinc finger domain-containing protein: MHFTYYESLSVNLAVDLINTLCPVTDTDNLSTPEQLTQFLVESEKHVLDLVSEKNRGLDGDAVIAVLRNTVQSWHVRSEDVENVRALRKSLRTAFELAKEQKAQDIAVLLNERLRLSGATPRISWHHGPYHLHFESAEDGCAHWLATTTAMGLAFVLIEFGTERFGICASASCQKAYIDTSKNKSKRYCSEACAHRESVAAFRKRQRSKN; the protein is encoded by the coding sequence ATGCATTTTACCTATTACGAGTCGTTATCCGTAAATCTCGCGGTCGACCTCATTAATACGCTTTGTCCCGTCACGGATACGGATAATTTGTCGACGCCTGAACAATTAACGCAATTTCTCGTCGAGAGCGAGAAGCATGTGCTGGATTTGGTATCGGAAAAGAATAGAGGCTTGGATGGGGATGCCGTCATCGCTGTCCTTCGAAATACCGTTCAATCGTGGCACGTTCGTTCAGAGGATGTTGAGAACGTGCGAGCTCTCAGAAAATCCTTGCGCACGGCGTTCGAGCTGGCCAAAGAACAGAAAGCACAGGATATTGCGGTGCTCTTGAACGAGCGGTTGCGTTTGAGCGGGGCGACGCCAAGAATTAGCTGGCACCATGGGCCCTACCATCTGCATTTCGAATCGGCGGAGGATGGGTGCGCTCATTGGTTGGCTACGACGACCGCAATGGGGCTCGCTTTTGTATTGATTGAATTCGGAACGGAGAGATTCGGAATTTGCGCCTCTGCTTCTTGCCAGAAAGCCTATATCGATACATCCAAAAATAAATCCAAGCGTTACTGTTCCGAGGCATGCGCTCACCGTGAGAGCGTGGCGGCTTTCCGTAAACGCCAACGTTCCAAGAACTAG
- a CDS encoding nuclear transport factor 2 family protein — protein MTFICSETKEIIDTYVEAYNSLDVPGMINLLHKDILFRNFSNGVVNVETHGVQEFRKLAENSTKIFSSRRQTIIDWRAIDGKIEAIIDYEGILAVDLPNGLIAGDRMQLKGKSVFRIEEGKISLIEDYG, from the coding sequence ATGACTTTCATTTGTTCAGAGACCAAAGAAATCATTGATACCTATGTCGAGGCCTATAATTCGTTAGATGTCCCGGGGATGATTAATCTCTTACATAAGGATATCTTGTTCAGAAATTTTTCGAATGGTGTAGTGAACGTGGAGACCCATGGTGTCCAAGAGTTTAGAAAGCTCGCGGAAAATTCGACTAAGATTTTCTCAAGCCGTCGTCAGACAATCATAGATTGGCGTGCCATAGACGGCAAAATTGAAGCGATAATTGATTATGAAGGTATACTGGCCGTTGATTTGCCGAATGGATTAATAGCGGGGGATAGGATGCAACTGAAAGGGAAATCCGTATTTCGAATTGAAGAAGGAAAAATATCGCTAATCGAAGATTACGGTTAA
- a CDS encoding MFS transporter, translating into MPTTGKADKDAEKKWWALVAVCLGLFMALLDVTIVNVALPAIQSDLQTDFSGLEWILNAYTLVFAVALVTTSRMGDIFGRKTLFMLGIAVFTIGSLLCGLSDDITMLNLSRGIQGLGASAMTPLSLAIISATFSGKQRGIAIGIWGGVSGLATGIGPVIGGILVKHIGWESIFYVNIPVGIVAILLSLWAVKQSKDETAARRIDLFGFIAFTVFMFCLIYGLIQVNHKGNDWTSPEVWRLLGVSILALVVFILGELRLKHPMVDPRLFKIPSFTGSAIAAFCLSAGMYALLFNLSIYLQSFLGLDALETGVKLIAFTAMALLFGPLSGALMGKTSPKRLVVVSMALLAIGVYSMSFLSHHNDPAHWIVLLPGFIIAGIGSGLINPPISNLAIGTVPAQRAGMASGMSNVARQMGGAFGIALYGAILSSRFTSLVTDRIQSLQNGQLDESAKEQAIQAIESAGPIAGSNGLAGMEFAAIFQKDPLFDTYRDIARESFVDGTIDIIKIASLILAIGAVLCLVLIRKKDLRH; encoded by the coding sequence ATGCCGACGACTGGTAAGGCGGATAAGGACGCGGAGAAAAAATGGTGGGCGCTCGTCGCCGTATGTCTCGGATTATTCATGGCTTTGCTGGACGTTACGATCGTGAATGTCGCTTTGCCAGCTATACAAAGCGATCTTCAAACGGATTTCTCCGGGTTGGAATGGATACTTAACGCTTATACCTTAGTATTTGCCGTGGCGCTGGTTACAACGAGCCGGATGGGCGATATATTCGGACGGAAGACGCTATTTATGTTGGGTATAGCCGTATTCACAATCGGATCGCTGTTATGCGGATTATCAGACGATATTACGATGCTGAATTTGTCGAGAGGCATTCAAGGTCTAGGAGCTTCCGCAATGACGCCGTTATCGCTGGCGATAATCTCGGCGACGTTCAGCGGGAAGCAGCGCGGAATCGCAATCGGAATATGGGGCGGCGTAAGCGGATTGGCTACGGGGATCGGCCCGGTAATTGGCGGTATTCTGGTTAAGCATATCGGGTGGGAATCCATCTTCTATGTGAACATTCCCGTCGGTATCGTGGCGATTCTACTCTCGTTATGGGCCGTCAAGCAGTCCAAGGACGAGACTGCAGCTCGCCGAATCGATCTGTTCGGGTTCATTGCCTTCACCGTCTTCATGTTTTGTCTCATCTACGGATTGATACAGGTCAATCATAAAGGCAACGACTGGACCTCTCCGGAGGTGTGGCGGCTGCTCGGAGTTTCCATTCTTGCTCTCGTCGTATTCATCCTAGGCGAACTGCGATTAAAGCACCCGATGGTCGATCCTCGCTTATTCAAAATTCCCAGCTTTACGGGTTCCGCGATTGCCGCCTTTTGTCTGAGCGCCGGTATGTATGCGTTGTTGTTCAATCTCAGCATTTACCTGCAAAGCTTTCTTGGCTTGGATGCGCTGGAGACAGGCGTTAAGCTCATCGCGTTTACCGCAATGGCTCTGCTATTCGGTCCGTTGTCCGGCGCATTGATGGGCAAAACAAGCCCGAAACGGCTCGTCGTTGTCTCTATGGCATTGCTGGCGATCGGGGTTTATTCGATGTCATTCCTATCGCATCATAACGATCCCGCCCATTGGATTGTTCTATTGCCCGGATTTATTATTGCCGGAATCGGGAGCGGATTGATTAATCCGCCTATCTCTAACTTGGCAATCGGAACGGTACCGGCGCAACGTGCGGGTATGGCATCCGGCATGAGCAATGTGGCTCGGCAGATGGGCGGCGCATTCGGCATTGCCCTCTATGGGGCCATACTGTCCAGTCGATTCACTTCTCTTGTTACGGACCGAATCCAATCTTTGCAGAACGGCCAGCTTGATGAATCGGCGAAGGAGCAAGCGATTCAAGCGATCGAGTCGGCAGGCCCGATTGCAGGCAGCAACGGTCTGGCGGGCATGGAGTTTGCCGCTATCTTCCAGAAAGACCCGCTGTTTGACACATACCGCGACATTGCTCGCGAATCCTTCGTGGACGGAACGATCGATATTATCAAGATCGCCTCTTTGATTCTGGCAATCGGCGCCGTGCTTTGTCTGGTTCTGATTCGCAAGAAAGATTTGCGGCATTAG